Genomic DNA from Pelosinus sp. UFO1:
GTGTTTTTTGATCGTGATGGAGTCTTAAATGTAGACAGAGGATATATTTGCAGGCCTAAAGAGTTGACATGGATGCCGGGAGCGATGGATGCAATTCGGCTGCTGAATAAGCAAGGTTACTATGTATTTGTAGTTACCAACCAGGGCGGTATTGCACGAGAGTTTTTTACTGAAAACGAAGTGTATGATTTTCATGAGTTTATGGCAGAAGAAGCGGACAAGCAGGGAGCAATCATTCATTCTTTTTATGTCTGCCCCCATCATCCAGAAGGGACGATTGAGAAGTATTCTTCTAGCTGCAATTGCCGCATGCCCTTAACGGGGCTAATTGAGCAAGCGTGCCTAGAATGGCCGGTTGATCTCAATGGATCCTTCTTAGTCGGCGGTATGCAGGAGGGGCTTGATGCAGCGAAAGGAGCTGGCATACCTGGATATCTGTTTGTAGATGGCAACTTGTATGATTTTGTTCAGGGGATTTTGAAAAATAGACGAAGTGGAACCGAAAATTAATGATCATAGGATTCGTGACAAGCAAAGATTCACAATATTTTGTCATAATTTAGCAGGATTTTCATATTTAAAGGGAAATAAAGAAGGAGAAAAGCTTAAAATGTATCAGGCTGGTGGACAAATTATCCTAGTTATGTAGAACGGTAAAGAGTAATGCTGTATTGCGGAGTGGTAAGAATGAAAGCGAATCCAATGTTTAACTTGCAGACGAAGATTATTCTTTTGGTTTGTGGTGTAGTAGCATTAGCGTTATTGGCTGCGAATGCTCTGATCACCAATCGGGTTGAGTCGAACGTACGAGAGACACTTGGGCAGAAAGCGATAGATGTTAGTCGGATGGTGACTCATTCCTCTATCGTGATTGCAGGCTTAGAAGGTCAAGATGAGGCACTGATTCAGGAATATGCGAATACCATTCGTACTGCTGTGAATGTGGAATTTGTGGTTGTGTTTGATATGCAGGGAATCCGTAAATCCCATCCCGATGAGACACTTGTTGGTAAACATATTAAGGGCGGGGATGAAACATTAGCTTTGCAAGGGAATGAGTATATCTCCTATGCAGAAGGTACGTATGGACCTTCCTTGCGGGCATTTTCCCCTGTGTTTGCGAAGGATGGGAGGCAAGTCGGGGCAGTCGTTGTGGGAATATTGCTTGGTGATGTAGAAAAGGCATTACAGGAAAGTCACAAAATTATATATATTGCTACCCTTTTTGGATTCATTATTGGTATCGGTTTTGCTATTTTACTTGCGAGAAATATTAAGAAAACCTTATTTGGCTTGGAACCCTTTGCCATTGCGCAACTGGTTCAAGAACGGAGTGCTATGTTGCAGTGCGTGCGGGAAGGGATTTTGGCAGTGGATAAGGATAGTGTCATAACCATAGCGAATAGTGAGGCGATACGTGTATTAAAGTTGGCTGGAATACCTGGTAATCCCATTGGACGTCAAGTCGCTGATTATGTTCCCCATACCCGTCTAAAGGATGTAATGAATACAGGACAAGCAGAATTGGATCAAGAACAAAAAATCAATGGGGTGACCATTTTAACCAATCGAGTTCCTGTTGTTGTAAATGGTGAAATTGTTGGAGCCATAGCCTCGTTTCGCGATATGACAGACATGCGTCAATTGGCAGAAGAACTTACTGGTGTCAATAGTTACGTAGAAGCGCTTCGTTCCCAAGCCCATGAGTTCTTGAATAAAATGCATGTGATTTTGGGACTGGTTCGCTTAAAATTTTATGACAAGCTTGAACTCTATATCACGCGAATTGCCAATAAAGACATTGCGGAGTCTGAATTTGTGGGTGGGTGTATCCATGATCCTGTTCTTGGCGGGTTACTCCTAAGTAAGTTTAGCAGAGCCAGGGAAATGGCGATTGATATGGTGTTGGCTGAGGACAGTTTTCTGCCAGAGCCAGTTGATGTCCAAGTCACACAGGAATTAGTTACGATAGTGGGCAATTTAATTGATAATGCCCTTGATGCTGTGAAAGACACTCCACATCGTCAGGTAAGGGTATTGATGAAATATAAGGATAACCAATTGAACATCGAAGTGATGGATTCTGGTCCAGGCATAAACCTGGCGATTGTGGAACAGATCTTTCTAAAAGGATATTCGACGAAAGCCCAGAGTCGTGGTTTTGGATTATTCCTCGTCGCACGGGCCATCGAAAGGTTAGATGGGACCATTCAAGTTGTAACGACTCCTGGAAATGGTGCATTATTTAAAGTCTCAATCGCGTATCAAGGCAAGGAGGTGGTCTCTTGATCAAAGTTTTGATTGTGGAAGATGACCCTATGGTCGCCGAGCTGAATAAGCATTTTCTAGAGCAAGTCGAAGGTTTTTCCTTAGCGGGAATCGCGTACAATGGCGCAGAAGCCCTTGAGTTTTTAAAAAATCATGAAGTACGTCTTATTTTGCTTGATATTTTTATGCCGATTGTGGATGGTATGGAATTATTAAACCGTATTCGTTCTATAGGCCATAATATTGATATTATTATGATCACCGCGGCACGCAATAGTGTAAGTATACAGAACTCTCTCAGACAAGGTGTTGTTGACTATATTGTTAAACCCTTTCAATTCGAACGCTTACATGCAGCACTTATCGCTTATCGGGATCGAATTCAACTGATTGAAGAGTCTGCTGTCCTCAATCAAAATGAAATTGATTGCCGCATTTTATCAAAAGGTGATTTGTCAGCGAGGGAACTGCCCAAAGGGCTGGAACAGGAAATGCTGAACATTGTGCTTGCCCAGGCAAAACTATATTCTACGCCTTTTACTACGGAAGAAATGGCGAAATGTGTAGGGAGATCACGGGTGTCCATTCGGAAATATCTCAAATTTCTCAGAGAGACGGGTGTTCTACAAGGGAAACTTACATACCACTCTGTTGGTCGTCCTGTTACCATGTATTCTTATATAAATCGGTAGTTTGTTTTTCATTCCGGGGTCGGCTTCGTCCGTTCCCGGAATTATTTTTGCCTTACATTAGTTACATAATGGTTCCATATATTCCGATACCCTTAGCGATCAAGAAGCAGAATGCTATACTCAAAGCAAAGCGATAAGGAGGAATGTATTATGAATCTGGCAACAACAAAATCAAGTCCCAACTTACTGCAGAAAGGTTTTGTGTATTTACAGTCGATTACTATTGGTTCTGTGCCTCTTCCCTTGTACTTAATTCTTGCAGCACTCATTTATATTGCATCTCTACATGGGAAACTACCAGCGGATATGATTGGCGGCATTGCTATTATGATGATTATGGGCATGGTACTGGGGGAAGTTGGTCTCAACGTGCCAGTTCTGAAAGATATTGGTGGGCCTGCCATTCTATCGATTTTTGTGCCGTCTATTTTAGTCTTTTATCAGCTTTTGAATGTGGATTCGATGAAAGCCATTACGGCTTTTATGAAAACTTCCAACTTCTTATATTTCTATATTGCTTGTCTGATTACAGGCAGCATCTTGGGAATGCTGCGAGTGGTGCTGATTCAAGGTTTCATTCGAATGTTTATTCCCATTCTCGTGGGCTCTATCGGTAGTATTGTAGTAGGGACAGGGGTTGGGATGATGACAGGCCTTGGGGCCCATCATTCTTTCTTCTATGTCGTCATTCCCATTATTTCCGGTGGACTCGGGGAAGGAATTCTGCCCCTATCGATGGCCTATTCAGAAATCTTAAATCAGCCCTATGAAAGCTTCATTCCTCATCTGGTGCCAGCGGCCATGCTGGGTAATGTGGTCGCCATTATGATGGCTGGTGGACTTCGGACGTTAGGAGAAAAGAAACCCCATTTAACGGGTAACGGGGTATTAGTCAGGACCGGGGATGATGAAAGAATGCATGCCCCACAGAATATTGACAAACCTGTAAACTTTTCTCTTATGGGGGCAGGATTGTTACTCGCATGTTGTTTCTATATCTGGGGACAGTTAGCCAGTAAGTTTATCCCGATTCCTGCGCCCATTATTATGATCTTTTCCGCTGCCCTAGTGAAAGCACTGGGGATTATGCCAGAAAAAATGGAACAAGGAGCGTACCATATGTATAAATTTGTGTCTGCAAATTTGACCTGGGCACTCCTAATTGGTGTGGGAGCTTTATATACTCCTTGGAAGGATGTCCTTGCCGCTATTAGTCCTGCCTATATTGCCACCGTCGCTGCTTCTGTGGTCGCTATGGTTGCATCAGGATTTTATGTTGGCAGGGTGATGAATATGTATCCGGTGGAAGCAGCACTTGTGACGGCTTGTCATAGCGGTTTGGGAGGTACTGGTGATGTGGCGATTCTGTCAGCGGCCAGCCGAATTGAACTCATGCCTTTTGCCCAGATTTCCACACGCCTGGGTGGAGCCTGCATGGTGGTAATGGCAGCTATTTTAATGCGATTGTCCTTATAACCTAAAGAACTTAGGGAGTGATGATGATGAGTGTTATAGACAAGGAAGAGAACACACGCAAAGTCGGACAAGCGGGTACCTTAGAACCCAATGATGTGTTGATTCGAGTAGAACCGAGAGAAACGGGCAGTGGTGTCTTCATTGATCTAACCAGTAGTGTGAAGGATCAGTATGGAGAGGCCATTCGCCGTAGCTTATTAGCCGTGGTTGCGGAGCAGAAGGCTTCTGATATTTATATTACAGTGATAGACAGGGGAGCATTCGATTGTACCATCCGGGCTCGTTTGCTCACCGCTTTAACCCAAGCAGGAGCTGTAGGAAAAAGACGCCCTTCGGCTGGTAAGTAGATATTCTCATCAAGATACCCCAGTAATATTAAAATCCTTCCAGCATGCTGCTAGAAGGATTTTTTGACGTATAGTGGATGTATTGGTAAACTAAGGGGAGGGAGAAGCATCATAACATCAGGAGGTGAGTATTATGTATCTCAATCGCTTAAAATTATCACTTATTTTTTTTATTGGTATTTTAATAACCGGTATTATTGGTTTTATGGTATTGGAAGATCTATCGATTTATGATGCGACTTATTTAGCTGTGGTCACGATTACGACGGTGGGCTATGGTGATATTGTGCCGAAAACACCAGCTGGCCGAATGTTTACTTGTCTGTTTGTTGTTATTGGGGTAGGGATGGCTTATTATACGTTTACATTAGTGATCAGTATGTCGATCGAAGGACGGTTAAAAGATTTCTTTGGGAGGAAGGGTATGGATAGGCGTATTGCAAATTTGGATAATCATATTATTGTCTGTGGTGCTGGTAAGGTAGGAGGAAATGTAATTCAGCGTTTGCAGGATGAAGGGGAAGATTTTGTAGTCATTGAAAAGGATTTACCACTCTATGAAAAGTTGTGTGATCAAAAGGTGTTAACCATCCACGGAGATTCAACTCTTGATGAAGTATTACTAGCAGCTGGTGTCAAAAGAGCTAAGGGCTTGATTACCGCTTTGTCTCATGATGCGGATAACGTATATGTTACTCTCACCGGAAAAAGTCTCAATCCCGAGATGGCGATTGTGGCAAGAGCGGATCGGGCAGAAGCGGAAGAAAAGCTGCGACGGGCAGGGGCTACCACGGTTATTTTTCCATCGGTAATGGGCGGGCGGCAGATGGTGTCGGCGATGATTAAACCTGTCATTATGGATTTTGTTGAAAATTTGTTTTACAATCAAGAATTACATATGGATATTGCCGAGGTTACGGTACATCCAGCATCCCCATTGGTAGGGAAAAATTTCATTGAAAATGATATTAAAGGGCGATTTGATTCCATTGTAGTGGCCATCAAGCGTGATAATAAGCTGATTACCAATCCCCCAGGAACACAAGTGATAAGCGCAGGTGATATCATGATTGTTCTTGGTCAGAGGACAACTTTAAGTAAATTGAATGAGTTGGCGTTAGCGGAGTAGGGGGCTATAGGGGGATGTGGGGATTGGTTTTTTCGCCTCGTTTTTTAAAGGGCAAAATAGGCTGGATTATATATTCAGCGATTAAGTAGCATAAAATAACGGTGGTAATCGACACACCAATATATTTTATCCATATATTTATTTCTAGCTTTTGTACAATGCATCCGATAGGGATGATTACGCATTGGTGAATGAAATAAATCGTATAAGAATTAGCGGCGAGCCTACGCCATAAGTAGGCATTACTATCAAAAAAACGTTGGAACAAGGCAATAAGTGCAAAGGTAGCGGTTAGGCAAAAAGTAGCATGGGTAAGTGCATGACCTGCTTTATATAGTATAGGTACATCAGGCATAAGGGTAAATGTCACCCGATAAAATAGAAAAACAAATAACATAATAATTGCCGAGCTGCCCCAGGTAAGTAACCCAGGGGTATAACCACCGCGGGTAAACCAAGAATGCTTCCAAGCATAAACTCCGAGTCCGAAGTAGCAAAGGTGCAAAACAAGTCTTACTGGCTGAATCACGAATATAAATTTCACGTTCATCCATGTATCATTCCAAAAAAACAAATTACCACTAAAAAAAGCTGCCGTAGTAAGCAATGCAAAAGCAGGGAAAAACCATATCGATGGAGCGCTTATTTGGGGCGACTTTTTAAAGTAGCTGGGATTGAATAGGTAGGCAATCATAAGTAATAAAAAGAATAGGGTCAAGATCCCTAAAAACCAATAATGAGCCTGTTGGTAATACGGACCAAAGAAATCATTCTGCCAGAAAGAAAAATAATTGGGTGGCGTATCCATGCGGCTAAATAAAGCACTGTATGCGATGAGGGGAGCAATGAATAATACGCCTCCAATCCAGGGAAGAACAATGTTTTTAAATTTATCTTGAAAAAATGTAGTAAGTCCTTTCTTGACTAACACCATAGGGGCAAAATAACCAGCGATCATAAACATGATGGGCATAATATATACATCTGTTTCTAATACAAAAAGATCAAAAAATTTATTTTTTTGTATGTCATTTACATACCACCATTTAAGATCCCAAGTGGTATACCCCATGGCAATATGAAATACAACCACTAATAGAATAATAAAAGCTTTTAGATTATCAAAGAAATACACCCGTTGTTTGTTCACGGCTTGCATGTTGATTTATCCTCCTCTAATCATGATTTTACTTTTATTATTCAGCATGTAGCGGTAGAATCCTTTTTCTGCCATATTTAAAATTGATCAACTTCAATAAAATTTTCGCTTAGAGAACTGTTTCTTTGAATTATTTTTGAGCTAAAAAAAGAGGATATAAACGAAAAATTTTCGTTTATACCCTCTTCTTATATTAAAAGTTAAAATTGTCTGGATCAGATCCAACACGCTGATTTTGGTTTAAAGCATCAATTTGTTCCATATCTTCTTTCGTAAGCTCGAAATCAAACACATTGGAGTTTTCAATAATGCGATGTTCTTTTATCGACTTCGGAATGGTTACGACACCATTTTGTAAATCCCACCGTATAATAACTTGAGCGATTGATTTACCATATTTGTTAGCAATCTCTTGCAATGTAGGGTTATCCAGTAACTTACCTTGCATTAAGGGGGACCAGGCTTCAAACTGAATACCTTGCTCTTTGCAAAAGGCCCGGAGTTCTTTTTGAACTAGACGTGGATGATATTCCACTTGATTGACCATTGGCTTGATTTTAAAATCTTGAAATAGATCTTTGAGGTGATGAACATGGAAATTACTTACCCCAATGGCACGAACTTTTGCTTCGTTATAAATGGTCTCCATTGCTCTCCATGTCTCTTTATATTTTCCTTTTACAGGCCAGTGAATCAGATATAAGTCGAGATAATCTAGATCAAGTCTCTTTAAACTTGCTGTATAGGCTGCTAATGTGGATTCATATCCTTGATCTGCATTCCAGACTTTTGAGGTTACGAATAAATCTTCTCGAGAAATACCGGCTTCCTTTAGTCCTTCTTTGATACCTTGTCCTACGCCTTCTTCATTTCCATAGATGGCTGCTGTATCAATACTGCGATAACCAGATGTAATGGCAGTTCTTACAGCATCTACGACTTCTCTACCTTCTTTCACCTTAAATACCCCTAAACCAAGCCAAGGGATTTTTACTCCATTCGCCAAGGTTACTGTGTCTTGCAGGTTCTTTGCCATAATAAATGACCTCCCATTTTTTTATCTAAACGCAGATTATTTCTTCTAGACCCATATTTAGATTGGCCTAGGAGTGTTCTACC
This window encodes:
- a CDS encoding HAD-IIIA family hydrolase, giving the protein MIIHGSLIDVQTNSINIAEIIDGTVGFMGIHGFAVSGGEYRREWKSMRKKPAVFFDRDGVLNVDRGYICRPKELTWMPGAMDAIRLLNKQGYYVFVVTNQGGIAREFFTENEVYDFHEFMAEEADKQGAIIHSFYVCPHHPEGTIEKYSSSCNCRMPLTGLIEQACLEWPVDLNGSFLVGGMQEGLDAAKGAGIPGYLFVDGNLYDFVQGILKNRRSGTEN
- the dcuS gene encoding DcuS/MalK family sensor histidine kinase, with amino-acid sequence MKANPMFNLQTKIILLVCGVVALALLAANALITNRVESNVRETLGQKAIDVSRMVTHSSIVIAGLEGQDEALIQEYANTIRTAVNVEFVVVFDMQGIRKSHPDETLVGKHIKGGDETLALQGNEYISYAEGTYGPSLRAFSPVFAKDGRQVGAVVVGILLGDVEKALQESHKIIYIATLFGFIIGIGFAILLARNIKKTLFGLEPFAIAQLVQERSAMLQCVREGILAVDKDSVITIANSEAIRVLKLAGIPGNPIGRQVADYVPHTRLKDVMNTGQAELDQEQKINGVTILTNRVPVVVNGEIVGAIASFRDMTDMRQLAEELTGVNSYVEALRSQAHEFLNKMHVILGLVRLKFYDKLELYITRIANKDIAESEFVGGCIHDPVLGGLLLSKFSRAREMAIDMVLAEDSFLPEPVDVQVTQELVTIVGNLIDNALDAVKDTPHRQVRVLMKYKDNQLNIEVMDSGPGINLAIVEQIFLKGYSTKAQSRGFGLFLVARAIERLDGTIQVVTTPGNGALFKVSIAYQGKEVVS
- a CDS encoding response regulator, whose amino-acid sequence is MIKVLIVEDDPMVAELNKHFLEQVEGFSLAGIAYNGAEALEFLKNHEVRLILLDIFMPIVDGMELLNRIRSIGHNIDIIMITAARNSVSIQNSLRQGVVDYIVKPFQFERLHAALIAYRDRIQLIEESAVLNQNEIDCRILSKGDLSARELPKGLEQEMLNIVLAQAKLYSTPFTTEEMAKCVGRSRVSIRKYLKFLRETGVLQGKLTYHSVGRPVTMYSYINR
- a CDS encoding 2-hydroxycarboxylate transporter family protein, with protein sequence MNLATTKSSPNLLQKGFVYLQSITIGSVPLPLYLILAALIYIASLHGKLPADMIGGIAIMMIMGMVLGEVGLNVPVLKDIGGPAILSIFVPSILVFYQLLNVDSMKAITAFMKTSNFLYFYIACLITGSILGMLRVVLIQGFIRMFIPILVGSIGSIVVGTGVGMMTGLGAHHSFFYVVIPIISGGLGEGILPLSMAYSEILNQPYESFIPHLVPAAMLGNVVAIMMAGGLRTLGEKKPHLTGNGVLVRTGDDERMHAPQNIDKPVNFSLMGAGLLLACCFYIWGQLASKFIPIPAPIIMIFSAALVKALGIMPEKMEQGAYHMYKFVSANLTWALLIGVGALYTPWKDVLAAISPAYIATVAASVVAMVASGFYVGRVMNMYPVEAALVTACHSGLGGTGDVAILSAASRIELMPFAQISTRLGGACMVVMAAILMRLSL
- the citD gene encoding citrate lyase acyl carrier protein, with the protein product MSVIDKEENTRKVGQAGTLEPNDVLIRVEPRETGSGVFIDLTSSVKDQYGEAIRRSLLAVVAEQKASDIYITVIDRGAFDCTIRARLLTALTQAGAVGKRRPSAGK
- a CDS encoding TrkA family potassium uptake protein; the encoded protein is MYLNRLKLSLIFFIGILITGIIGFMVLEDLSIYDATYLAVVTITTVGYGDIVPKTPAGRMFTCLFVVIGVGMAYYTFTLVISMSIEGRLKDFFGRKGMDRRIANLDNHIIVCGAGKVGGNVIQRLQDEGEDFVVIEKDLPLYEKLCDQKVLTIHGDSTLDEVLLAAGVKRAKGLITALSHDADNVYVTLTGKSLNPEMAIVARADRAEAEEKLRRAGATTVIFPSVMGGRQMVSAMIKPVIMDFVENLFYNQELHMDIAEVTVHPASPLVGKNFIENDIKGRFDSIVVAIKRDNKLITNPPGTQVISAGDIMIVLGQRTTLSKLNELALAE
- a CDS encoding acyltransferase family protein, whose product is MQAVNKQRVYFFDNLKAFIILLVVVFHIAMGYTTWDLKWWYVNDIQKNKFFDLFVLETDVYIMPIMFMIAGYFAPMVLVKKGLTTFFQDKFKNIVLPWIGGVLFIAPLIAYSALFSRMDTPPNYFSFWQNDFFGPYYQQAHYWFLGILTLFFLLLMIAYLFNPSYFKKSPQISAPSIWFFPAFALLTTAAFFSGNLFFWNDTWMNVKFIFVIQPVRLVLHLCYFGLGVYAWKHSWFTRGGYTPGLLTWGSSAIIMLFVFLFYRVTFTLMPDVPILYKAGHALTHATFCLTATFALIALFQRFFDSNAYLWRRLAANSYTIYFIHQCVIIPIGCIVQKLEINIWIKYIGVSITTVILCYLIAEYIIQPILPFKKRGEKTNPHIPL
- a CDS encoding aldo/keto reductase; the protein is MAKNLQDTVTLANGVKIPWLGLGVFKVKEGREVVDAVRTAITSGYRSIDTAAIYGNEEGVGQGIKEGLKEAGISREDLFVTSKVWNADQGYESTLAAYTASLKRLDLDYLDLYLIHWPVKGKYKETWRAMETIYNEAKVRAIGVSNFHVHHLKDLFQDFKIKPMVNQVEYHPRLVQKELRAFCKEQGIQFEAWSPLMQGKLLDNPTLQEIANKYGKSIAQVIIRWDLQNGVVTIPKSIKEHRIIENSNVFDFELTKEDMEQIDALNQNQRVGSDPDNFNF